Genomic DNA from Gemmatimonas sp. UBA7669:
GCGCTCGACCCGCAACTGCTTGGTGGCCAGACGGGCCCGTTCACTCTCGAGGATGTCGTCCCAGACGGCATCGGGATCGACGGGCGCGAGACGCGTGGAGTGCGGACGGCCAAACTCGAGCAGCGAGGTGACCATCCGATTCAGTCGCTCGACCTCACGCAGAATGCGTCCCACGTTGCGCTCGACGACGGCATCGTCGCGTTGCCGCATGTGCAACATCTGCGCGGCACTGGAAATGCCGAACAGCGGATTGCGCAGTTCGTGTGCCACACCGGCCGCCACTTCACCGATGGTTTCGAGGCGACGCTTCTGCTCCACCTGTCGCACGAGTCGTGCGCGTTCAATGGCCACGGCCGTCTGCGCCGCAATGACCGTGAGCACGCGCTGCGCTTCCTCGCGTGCCTGATCGGACTCGATAGGCAGGGCACGCAGGGTCATCACGCCGAGCACGGTGTCAGAGCCCACCAGCGGCACGGTGAGATCGACCTGCTCGGGTGTTTCGACGATGACGGGCCCGCCGACATACACCGCCTGCCGCCACGGCGCAGAGAGCTTGTGCACCACGTCGTCGTCGGAACGCTCGCTGCGACCCGCGTCATTGAGGACGCGGTGTACGATGCGGAACTGCTGGTTCTCATCGTCCACGAGCGCGATGATGAGGCCCGTGGATGGGATGGCGCGCCGCAGTTGTGCGGCCACCTCCTGGTAGACCTGGTCGAGCGCGATGGCTTCGGCCAGCGCAATGCCCGTGTTGATGAGGGCTTCACGGCTGCGGTGGGCGGGCGTGATGTCCACCGTGGCAAACACGTAGCCGGTGACCACTCCGTTCGTCCGCAGCGCGG
This window encodes:
- a CDS encoding ATP-binding protein, producing the protein MNIATEQPPFARRLLDALPFTIWSVDLEGRITAVNSAWARFASDNGAPDIAPESAVIGCSVFSSVADDPSRLQIERAMRMLREGHTQLVRWEFPCSSPEEERVFLMQVTALRTNGVVTGYVFATVDITPAHRSREALINTGIALAEAIALDQVYQEVAAQLRRAIPSTGLIIALVDDENQQFRIVHRVLNDAGRSERSDDDVVHKLSAPWRQAVYVGGPVIVETPEQVDLTVPLVGSDTVLGVMTLRALPIESDQAREEAQRVLTVIAAQTAVAIERARLVRQVEQKRRLETIGEVAAGVAHELRNPLFGISSAAQMLHMRQRDDAVVERNVGRILREVERLNRMVTSLLEFGRPHSTRLAPVDPDAVWDDILESERARLATKQLRVERERVVSPMMSLLDAEQFGQVLRNILVNAFDHAPAGSTLRLLSQPAPHGGWRCRLTNGGPAIPPDVLPRVFEFFYSAKTGGTGIGLALCQRIMDEHGGSIAIESYEDTGTTVTLTLPPSPAT